Proteins co-encoded in one Medicago truncatula cultivar Jemalong A17 chromosome 8, MtrunA17r5.0-ANR, whole genome shotgun sequence genomic window:
- the LOC112417462 gene encoding uncharacterized protein has translation MAELYPNDFVDVSEVELRRQLHNYVRNVKSDPKFAKLKGLSDLCAILVETNKCKTFALVFKLLKLALLLPVATASVERVFSAMKIVKSHLRNKMGDQWLNDRLVTFIERDVLFTISTDVILAHFQQMDGRRFSL, from the coding sequence ATGGCTGAGCTTTATCCAAATGATTTTGTAGATGTGTCGGAAGTGGAGTTGCGCAGACAACTTCATAATTATGTTAGAAATGTTAAATCTGATCCAAAATTTGCAAAGTTGAAAGGGCTTTCGGATCTTTGTGCAATACTTGTGGAAACAAATAAGTGCAAGACATTTGCTTTGGTTTTTAAGCTTTTGAAGTTGGCTTTGCTCTTGCCGGTTGCAACTGCAAGTGTTGAACGTGTTTTTTCAGCTATGAAGATTGTGAAGAGTCATTTACGTAACAAAATGGGTGATCAATGGTTAAATGATCGGCTTGTAACTTTTATTGAAAGAGATGTTCTTTTCACAATTAGCACTGATGTTATTCtagctcattttcaacaaatggatGGCAGACGATTTTCATTGTAA
- the LOC112417477 gene encoding zinc finger MYM-type protein 1-like, whose product MIELLATKGPVRYLSIVKGPKDKSSRRFTANLYTRTLSNGEKCDRDWLVYSKELDRLFCFCCKVFKRGIGRGQLVNEGFSDWSHVFVRLKEHEASLEHIKSMTNWYELRQRMNSFQTIDKTTQKLIEKEKEHWKSVLKRIIAIVKFLAKHNLAFRGSVDKLDEDGNGNFLGLIEMLNEFDPCVREHVRRVTVDNLHVHYLGPKIQNELILLLASKIKNQIIKKIKQAKYFSVILDCTPDISHQEQMSLIIRYVDVSSNSVSIEESFLGFLNVNDTTGQGLFDVLQDELKNLDLDIFDVRGQGYDNGSNMKGKHRGVQKRFLNINPRAFYTPCSCHSLNLTLCDMANSCGKAKDFFGVVQRIYTIFSNSTKRWTILKDNLKGLTPKSLSSTRWESHVESVKAIRAGMSDFIEALLEVSDKDDDSKIRSEAKSLATHELGDFEFIVSIIIWFDILSAINLVSKLLQSDDMLIDVAMSKIKELISFFKEYRKTGFKKALDDATEVAIELNIDPVFPQRRIIRRKRQFDEDLNTPSVEQSEEESFRVNYFLCLVDQAIVSLNKRFEQFQQYEAVFGFLFTSDKLKSLDNAILESCCGKFEQALKHNEKSDIDGRELYVELRSLKDILPEEKMGPIEILRFLKGMSYFSNTIVAYRILLTIPVTVASAERSFSKLKLLKSYMRSTMLQERLNGLAMIAIENPMLRNIQYEELIDEFASVNARRKSRFGVNEDSF is encoded by the coding sequence ATGATTGAGTTGTTAGCTACAAAAGGCCCTGTAAGATATTTAAGTATTGTGAAGGGTCCTAAAGATAAATCTTCTAGACGCTTTACGGCTAATTTGTATACTAGAACTTTATCAAATGGAGAGAAGTGTGATAGAGATTGGCTTGTTTATTCAAAAGAGCTTGAtagattattttgtttttgttgtaaagTTTTTAAAAGAGGGATTGGTAGAGGTCAATTAGTAAATGAGGGTTTTAGTGATTGGTCACATGTTTTTGTTAGACTTAAAGAGCACGAGGCAAGCTTGGAACACATTAAGAGCATGACTAATTGGTATGAGTTGCGTCAAAGGATGAATAGTTTTCaaactattgataaaacaactcaaaaattgattgagaaagaaaaggaaCATTGGAAAAGTGTTTTAAAAAGAATCATTGCAATAGTGAAATTCCTTGCTAAACATAATTTGGCCTTCCGTGGTTCTGTAGACAAATTGGATGAAGATGGCAATGGAAACTTTTTGGGCTTAATTGAAATGTTAAATGAATTTGATCCATGTGTCCGAGAACATGTTAGACGTGTTACTGTTGATAATCTTCATGTTCACTATCTTGGGCCTAAAATCCAAAATGAGTTAATACTTTTGCTTgcttctaaaattaaaaatcaaatcattaaaaaaatcaagcaAGCAAAGTATTTCTCAGTGATACTTGATTGTACTCCTGATATTAGTCACCAAGAACAAATGTCTTTGATAATACGATATGTAGATGTTTCTTCAAATTCTGTTAGCATTGAGGAGTCttttttaggatttttgaaTGTGAATGATACAACTGGGCAAGGGCTTTTTGATGTTTTACAAGATGAATTGAAAAATCTTGATCTTGACATCTTTGATGTGCGAGGACAAGGTTATGATAATGGGTCAAATATGAAAGGAAAACATCGAGGTGTACAAAAGaggtttttaaatataaatccaAGAGCCTTTTATACTCCTTGTAGTTGCCATAGTCTTAACTTGACATTGTGTGATATGGCTAACTCATGTGGTAAAGCTAAAGATTTTTTTGGAGTTGTTCAACGCATTTATACTATTTTTTCCAACTCTACTAAGAGATGGACaattttgaaagataatttaAAAGGGTTGACTCCAAAATCATTGTCATCCACTCGTTGGGAGAGTCATGTAGAAAGTGTCAAAGCTATAAGAGCAGGAATGTCAGATTTTATTGAAGCTTTACTTGAAGTGTCAGATAAGGATGACGATTCTAAAATAAGAAGTGAAGCTAAATCTTTAGCAACACATGAACTTggtgattttgagtttatagtATCTATAATTATATGGTTTGACATATTATCTGCAATTAATTTGGTTAGCAAGCTCTTACAGTCAGATGATATGCTTATTGATGTTGCtatgtcaaaaataaaagagttaatttctttttttaaggaatatagaAAAACTGGTTTTAAGAAGGCCTTGGATGATGCTACAGAAGTTGCCATTGAATTGAATATTGACCCGGTATTTCCTCAAAGGCGCATAATTCGAAGAAAAAGGCAGTTTGATGAGGATTTGAATACCCCGTCAGTTGAgcaatctgaagaagaatcttTTAGAGTTAATTACTTTCTTTGCCTTGTTGATCAAGCTATTGTATCTCTTAATAAGAGATTTGAACAATTCCAACAATATGAAgctgtttttggttttttgtttacTTCTGACAAGTTAAAATCATTGGATAATGCGATTTTGGAGTCTTGTTGTGGTAAATTTGAACAAGCATTGAAGCATAATGAGAAATCTGATATTGATGGGAGAGAACTATATGTGGAGTTAAGGTCACTAAAAGATATCTTGCCTGAAGAAAAAATGGGACCTATTgagattttaagatttttgaaaggCATGAGTTATTTTTCTAATACAATTGTTGCATATAGAATTTTATTGACTATTCCCGTGACAGTTGCCTCCGCAGAAAGAAGTTTTTCAAAgttgaagttgttgaagtcTTACATGCGGTCTACCATGCTACAAGAAAGACTTAATGGCTTAGCAATGATAGCAATTGAGAATCCTATGTTGCGAAATATACAATACGAAGAGTTGATTGATGAATTTGCTTCAGTAAATGCGCGTAGGAAGTCTCGTTTTGGTGTGAATGAAGACTCGTTTTGA
- the LOC112417030 gene encoding uncharacterized protein — protein MRWCGNATSSIAIAISTSGVGVPSSSSSSSSSWFCCCWKWKLCHNNSTYPVTATTTTELVWPYRNNRNVMMKKKKVRCLKRADVSEGRRRQQGFEFDPELRSVLELATDSELSEIQTILFGPSYLSPLLKSITSASSNMDPSMIEHDIQLRQHFIETLESRFFFLAADARSTLRGWRPSYRNVLLHLTSKLNIPCSTQLHTHHLELEIFLHLLHFNSHVSASSHTQWKHFQSILFKGGGIFTLAKIYQLLASKLSGKMLVEAANYQVKKELLKKGGQVALINLESRAALLAAKQGFLGAASRYLGFRSMLTLLGPVLWGTLLADLVIQMLGTDYARILRTIYALAQIRVIRTYKLPSDIAEE, from the exons ATGAGGTGGTGTGGAAATGCAACAAGTTCAATTGCAATTGCAATATCAACAAGTGGAGTGGGCGTGCCGTCTTCGTCGTCGTCATCGTCATCGTCatggttttgttgttgttggaaatgGAAACTGTGCCACAACAACTCTACTTACCCAgtaacagcaacaacaacaacg GAACTAGTTTGGCCATATCGCAATAATCGGAatgtgatgatgaagaagaagaaggtgcgTTGTCTGAAAAGGGCAGATGTAAGTGAAGGACGAAGACGACAACAGGGCTTTGAATTCGATCCTGAGCTGCGGTCGGTGCTTGAACTTGCAACCGACTCCGAGTTGTCTGAAATTCAAACAATCCTTTTCGGCCCCAg CTACTTGAGTCCTTTGCTTAAATCAATCACAAGTGCATCAAGTAACATGGATCCATCCATGATCGAACATGACATTCAACTACGCCAACACTTTATTGAGACTCTTGAGTCCCGCTTTTTCTTCCTCGCTGCTGATGCCCGTTCAACATTAAGGGGTTGGAGGCCTTCTTACAGAAATGTCTTGCTTCACCTAACCTCTAAATTGAATATTCCTTGCTCAACCCAACTCCACACTCACCACCTTGAACTTGAAATATTCCTCCACCTTTTACACTTCAACTCCCATGTATCCGCCTCCTCTCATACTCAATGGAAACACTTTCAATCTATTCTTTTCAAG GGAGGTGGTATATTTACGTTGGCAAAGATATATCAATTG TTGGCGAGCAAATTATCTGGGAAAATGCTTGTAGAAGCTGCTAACTACCAGGTTAAGAAAGAGTTATTGAAGAAG GGTGGACAGGTAGCTTTGATCAATCTAGAATCCAGAGCTGCTTTGCTTGCAGCAAAACAG GGTTTTCTTGGTGCTGCGTCAAGATATCTGGGTTTTAGAAGCATGCTCACATTACTTGGACCTGT GCTTTGGGGAACACTTCTGGCTGATCTTGTCATTCAAATGCTGGGAACGGATTATGCTAGAATCTTGCGAACAATTTATGCTTTAGCTCAG ATTCGAGTGATCCGTACGTACAAGCTACCATCTGACATTGCTGAGGAATAG
- the LOC11426514 gene encoding purple acid phosphatase 3 isoform X2, translated as MGGLGRTSSLSPLWLWIPIYICVVVVVVCVSVNVSAELQRIEHPAVKADATLSFLVIGDWGRKGTYNQSQVAFQMGRVADKLNIDFVVSTGDNFYDDGLTGVHDPAFQYSFSDIYTANSLQKQWYNVLGNHDYRGDVEAQLSPFLQNIDHRWFCQRSFFVHTEIAEFFFVDTTPFVDKYFLKPKDHKYDWRGVLPRKKYLSNLLKDLETALRDSTAKWKIVVGHHPVRSIGHHGDTKELLTHLLPILEANNVDMYMNGHDHCLEHISSTDSGFAAKCSS; from the exons aTGGGTGGTTTAGGACGAACAAGTAGCCTAAGCCCCCTGTGGCTATGGATTCCAATTTACATCtgcgttgttgttgttgttgtgtgtgTAAGTGTAAATGTATCAGCTGAGCTCCAACGCATTGAGCACCCTGCTGTCAAAGCAGATGCCACTCTTAGCTTCCTCGTCATTGGAGACTGGGGAAGGAAAGGAACCTACAACCAGTCTCAAGTTGCTTTTCAG atGGGAAGAGTGGCTGACAAGTTAAACATTGACTTTGTGGTATCAACCGGAGACAATTTCTATGACGATGGATTGACCGGTGTACATGACCCTGCTTTTCAATATTCCTTTTCAGATATCTACACCGCCAACAGCCTTCAAAAACAATGGTATAATG TTTTGGGCAACCATGACTACAGAGGAGATGTTGAAGCTCAATTAAGCCCATTCCTTCAAAATATTGATCATAGATGGTTTTGCCAAAGATCTTTTTTTGTTCACACTG AAATTGCCGAGTTCTTCTTCGTGGATACAACTCCTTTTGTGGACAAGTACTTTCTCAAGCCAAAGGATCACAAGTATGATTGGAGAGGTGTACTTCCCAGGAAGAAATATTTATCAAACCTCTTGAAG GATCTGGAAACAGCACTGAGAGATTCAACTGCCAAGTGGAAGATTGTTGTGGGACATCATCCAGTGAGAAGCATAGGGCACCACGGCGACACCAAAGAGCTCTTAACACACCTCCTGCCAATTCTTGAG GCCAACAATGTTGATATGTACATGAATGGGCACGACCACTGCTTGGAACACATAAGTAGCACCGACAG TGGCTTTGCAGCCAAATGCAGTTCTTGA
- the LOC112417478 gene encoding UV-B-induced protein At3g17800, chloroplastic — protein MDVAATAVLLLSPPPSSITTGSCRLLHFPPSNNKVCASVPIPRHKHERLSVGIAANTITRRRRRRSFVVRAATSSSSSPDPDSSHKIAPLQFQSPIGQFLSQILINHPHLVPAAVDQQLLQLQSDRDVAHHQQNQDPSPTTSTDLVLYRRIAEVKANERRTALEEILYTLVVQKFMDANISLIPSITPDASGRVDSWSNEDGKLEQLHSNEAYEMIQNHLALILGNRAGDLSSVAQISKLRVGQVYAASVMYGYFLKRVDQRFQLEKSMKVLTSASDDSSIHQTIVDDARPGSEVDTSQVTSHPEVSTWPGGDVSPGGFGYGIKPTRLRNYVMSFDGDTLQRYATIRSKEAVSIIEKHTEALFGRPGMVITHEGGIDYSEDETIKISFGGLRRLVLEAVTFGCFLWDVESYVDSRYRFVLN, from the exons ATGGACGTGGCAGCCACCGCCGTCCTCCTCCTATCACCGCCGCCTTCTTCAATTACAACCGGATCCTGCCGCCTTCTTCACTTTCCTCCTTCTAATAATAAG GTGTGCGCTTCCGTCCCCATCCCTAGGCATAAGCATGAGAGACTCTCCGTTGGAATTGCTGCAAATACGataacaagaagaagaagaagaagaagctttGTAGTTAGAGCAGCAACATCCTCTTCCTCCTCGCCAGACCCAGACTCATCTCATAAGATTGCACCTCTTCAGTTTCAATCTCCAATCGGTCAGTTTCTTTCTCAGATTTTGATCAATCACCCCCATCTTGTGCCTGCTGCGGTGGACCAGCAACTTCTCCAGCTCCAATCTGATCGTGATGTTGCTCATCACCAACAAAACCAAGATCCTTCTCCTACCACATCCACCGATCTTGTTTTGTACAG GAGAATCGCTGAGGTCAAGGCAAATGAAAGGAGGACAGCTCTGGAAGAGATCTTGTACACATTGGTTGTGCAAAAGTTCATGGATGCTAATATCTCTTTGATACCCTCTATAACACCAGATGCATCTGGTAGGGTCGATTCATGGTCAAATGAAGATGGGAAACTTGAGCAGCTTCACTCGAACGAAGCATATGAGATGATCCAAAACCACTTGGCTCTCATTCTTGGTAACAGAGCAGGAGATCTATCCTCCGTTGCTCAAATTAGCAAACTGAGGGTAGGGCAGGTCTATGCAGCATCAGTGATGTATGGTTACTTTCTTAAGCGAGTTGACCAAAGGTTCCAGCTGGAGAAGTCGATGAAAGTTCTTACAAGTGCATCAGACGATAGTAGTATTCATCAAACTATTGTGGATGATGCAAGACCTGGTAGTGAAGTGGACACTTCCCAAGTGACATCTCATCCTGAAGTATCTACTTGGCCTGGCGGCGATGTCAGTCCTGGTGGATTTGGCTATGGTATAAAGCCGACCAGGTTGCGTAACTATGTGATGTCCTTTGACGGTGATACCCTCCAGAGATACGCAACAATAAGATCTAAGGAGGCCGTGAGCATTATTGAGAAGCACACAGAGGCATTGTTTGGAAGACCCGGAATGGTTATCACACATGAGGGGGGAATTGATTATTCAGAGGATGAAACCATCAAAATTAGCTTTGGTGGTTTAAGGAGACTTGTTTTAGAGGCTGTGACTTTTGGTTGTTTTCTCTGGGATGTTGAGAGCTACGTGGACTCGAGGTACCGTTTCGTCTTAAATTGA
- the LOC11426514 gene encoding purple acid phosphatase 3 isoform X1, whose product MGGLGRTSSLSPLWLWIPIYICVVVVVVCVSVNVSAELQRIEHPAVKADATLSFLVIGDWGRKGTYNQSQVAFQMGRVADKLNIDFVVSTGDNFYDDGLTGVHDPAFQYSFSDIYTANSLQKQWYNVLGNHDYRGDVEAQLSPFLQNIDHRWFCQRSFFVHTEIAEFFFVDTTPFVDKYFLKPKDHKYDWRGVLPRKKYLSNLLKDLETALRDSTAKWKIVVGHHPVRSIGHHGDTKELLTHLLPILEANNVDMYMNGHDHCLEHISSTDSQMQFLTSGGGSKAWKGDVDKNRRDGVKFYYDGQGFMSVELKQMNAKVVYYDIFGNVLHVLNLSKALHYAI is encoded by the exons aTGGGTGGTTTAGGACGAACAAGTAGCCTAAGCCCCCTGTGGCTATGGATTCCAATTTACATCtgcgttgttgttgttgttgtgtgtgTAAGTGTAAATGTATCAGCTGAGCTCCAACGCATTGAGCACCCTGCTGTCAAAGCAGATGCCACTCTTAGCTTCCTCGTCATTGGAGACTGGGGAAGGAAAGGAACCTACAACCAGTCTCAAGTTGCTTTTCAG atGGGAAGAGTGGCTGACAAGTTAAACATTGACTTTGTGGTATCAACCGGAGACAATTTCTATGACGATGGATTGACCGGTGTACATGACCCTGCTTTTCAATATTCCTTTTCAGATATCTACACCGCCAACAGCCTTCAAAAACAATGGTATAATG TTTTGGGCAACCATGACTACAGAGGAGATGTTGAAGCTCAATTAAGCCCATTCCTTCAAAATATTGATCATAGATGGTTTTGCCAAAGATCTTTTTTTGTTCACACTG AAATTGCCGAGTTCTTCTTCGTGGATACAACTCCTTTTGTGGACAAGTACTTTCTCAAGCCAAAGGATCACAAGTATGATTGGAGAGGTGTACTTCCCAGGAAGAAATATTTATCAAACCTCTTGAAG GATCTGGAAACAGCACTGAGAGATTCAACTGCCAAGTGGAAGATTGTTGTGGGACATCATCCAGTGAGAAGCATAGGGCACCACGGCGACACCAAAGAGCTCTTAACACACCTCCTGCCAATTCTTGAG GCCAACAATGTTGATATGTACATGAATGGGCACGACCACTGCTTGGAACACATAAGTAGCACCGACAG CCAAATGCAGTTCTTGACTAGTGGTGGAGGCTCAAAGGCATGGAAAGGAGACGTTGATAAAAATAGGAGAGATGGGGTCAAGTTTTACTATGACGGACAAGGATTTATGTCTGTTGAGCTTAAGCAAATGAATGCCAAAGTTGTCTATTACGATATTTTTGGCAATGTTTTGCATGTTCTGAATCTGTCCAAGGCGTTACATTATGCGATATAA
- the LOC11417031 gene encoding annexin D5, whose translation MSTLNVPPIPPSPRDDAMQLHRAFKGFGCDTSAVINILAHRDATQRAYLQQEYRATYSEDLLKRLSSELSGKFENAILLWMHDPATRDAIILKQTLTVSKNLEATTEVICSRTPSQLQYLRQIYHTRFGVYLDHDIERNASGDHKKILLAYVSTPRHEGPEVNREMAENDAKVLYKAGEKKLGTDEKTFVQIFSQRSAAQLAAINHFYHANYGHSLKKAIKNETSGNFAHALLTIVQCAESPAKYFAKVLRKAMKGLGTDDTKLMRVIVTRSEIDLHYIKAEYLKKYKKTLNDAVHSETSGHYRAFLLSLLGPNQ comes from the exons ATGTCTACCCTGAATGTACCCCCTATTCCTCCTTCCCCCAGAGACGATGCTATGCAACTTCACCGTGCTTTCAAAG GATTTGGGTGTGATACCAGCGCTGTGATCAATATACTTGCTCATAGAGATGCCACTCAGCGTGCCTACCTCCAACAAGAATACAGAGCTACCTATTCTGAAGATCTTCTCAAACGCTTATCTTCTGAGCTTTCTGGCAAATTCGAGAATGCTATTCTTCTTTGGATGCATGATCCTGCCACCCGCGATGCGATCATCCTTAAACAGACTCTAACCGTCTCCAAAAATCTTGAAGCTACCACTGAAGTTATATGTTCTCGAACTCCATCCCAGCTCCAATATTTAAGGCAGATTTACCATACTAGATTCGGCGTTTATCTTGACCATGATATTGAAAGAAATGCCTCTGGGGATCATAAAAAG ATTTTACTTGCATATGTAAGCACACCACGCCATGAAGGCCCTGAGGTTAATAGAGAAATGGCTGAGAACGATGCCAAGGTTCTTTATAAAGCAGGTGAGAAGAAACTGGGAACTGATGAGAAAACTTTTGTGCAAATATTCAGCCAACGGAGTGCCGCACAGTTGGCTGCCATAAATCATTTTTACCATGCCAACTATGGTCATTCATTGAAAAAG GCAATAAAGAATGAAACATCAGGGAATTTTGCTCATGCACTTTTGACAATTGTCCAATGTGCCGAGAGTCCTGCAAAGTATTTCGCGAAG GTCCTACGTAAGGCAATGAAAGGTCTCGGGACCGATGACACGAAACTTATGAGGGTGATTGTAACCAGGAGTGAGATAGATCTACATTATATAAAAGCTGAATATCTAAAGAAATACAAGAAGACGCTGAATGATGCAGTTCACTCGGAAACATCTGGCCACTACAGGGCTTTTCTTCTCTCACTTTTAGGTCCCAACCAGTAG
- the LOC120575813 gene encoding zinc finger MYM-type protein 1-like produces MKKFFPVLSRDKASSSTTDIDPNSTNEGVKVVDYKLLETDPGIRPPISSYHPDIQDEVRKAYLKIRRHQPPSNFVYPWSDFRGTRRRFNKNWFNLYDWLEYSESKNLAFCLPCFLFKNVSNYGGDHFVGDGFGDWKNPRKLANHATSNNSHVDCVHMGYALMNPNQSIKAAFVNQTKQMNVEYCVRVKTSLLATKYLLRCGLAFRGSDEADDSLYKGPFLELLDTLKENNSDVATILDSAPGNSLMTCPKIQKDLASACACEITREIVCDIADDVFCVLIDESGDVSGREQMAVVLRYVDGDGLVKERFLGITSVKETSAKSLKDALETMLPINGLSFSSIRGQGYDGASNMRGRFGGLKTLIQNENPSAHYVHCFAHQLQLALVACAKTHKPVSGFFGKVNMLVNFIRASNKRQEMLRDKQLAQFAKLIEEGEIETGSGLNQDSSIARAGDTRWGSHFRTLTSLMTLYGAIVEVIVEVGNDPSFDKFGETVLLLDVLQSFDFIFMLYMMVEILGITNDLSLALQRRDQDLLNAISLVNDTKKQLQEMRNEGWEELISRVVTICTKHEIDVPDMDAPYMEGKKPR; encoded by the coding sequence ATGAAGAAATTCTTCCCTGTGTTGTCTAGAGACAAAGCTAGTTCTTCGACTACGGATATTGATCCCAACTCGACCAATGAGGGTGTTAAAGTTGTTGATTATAAATTGTTGGAAACAGATCCAGGAATTAGGCCTCCAATTTCAAGCTATCATCCTGACATCCAAGATGAGGTACGTAAAGCTTACTTGAAAATTCGTCGTCATCAACCTCCTAGCAACTTTGTTTATCCTTGGTCTGATTTTCGTGGAACAAGACGTCGATTTAAcaagaattggtttaatttgtaTGATTGGCTTGAATATAGTGAATCTAAGAACCTAGCATTTTGTTTGCcatgttttttgtttaaaaatgtgtCTAATTATGGTGGGGATCACTTTGTGGGAGATGGTTTTGGTGATTGGAAGAATCCCCGAAAATTGGCTAATCATGCTACTTCTAATAATTCTCATGTTGATTGTGTGCATATGGGTTATGCTCTCATGAACCCAAACCAAAGTATTAAGGCTGCATTTGTTAATCAAACTAAGCAAATGAATGTTGAATATTGTGTCCGTGTTAAGACATCCCTTTTAGCTACTAAGTATCTTTTGAGGTGTGGATTGGCATTTAGAGGAAGTGACGAGGCTGATGACTCTTTATACAAGGGGCCATTTCTTGAGTTGTTGGACACTTTAAAGGAAAACAACTCAGATGTAGCTACTATATTAGATTCTGCGCCAGGAAATAGCTTAATGACTTGCCCTAAGATTCAAAAGGATCTTGCTTCTGCTTGTGCATGTGAAATAACTCGAGAAATTGTTTGTGATATTGCGGATGATGTGTTTTGTGTTTTGATCGATGAATCTGGTGATGTTTCTGGTAGAGAACAAATGGCTGTTGTTCTTCGTTATGTTGATGGTGATGGTTTGGTAAAAGAGAGATTTCTTGGTATTACAAGTGTTAAAGAAACAAGTGCTAAGTCACTTAAAGATGCACTTGAGACGATGTTGCCTATAAATGGATTGAGTTTCTCTAGCATCAGGGGACAAGGTTATGACGGAGCTAGCAATATGCGAGGTAGATTTGGTGGTTTGAAAACTTTAATTCAAAATGAGAATCCATCTGCGCATTATGTGCACTGTTTCGCACATCAACTTCAATTGGCACTTGTTGCTTGTGCTAAGACTCACAAACCTGTTAGTGGTTTTTTCGGTAAGGTCAACATGCTTGTTAATTTCATACGAGCTTCTAACAAGAGACAAGAAATGCTCCGGGACAAACAACTAGCTCAATTTGCTAAATTGATTGAGGAGGGCGAGATAGAGACCGGTAGTGGACTGAATCAAGATTCATCAATTGCTCGAGCAGGGGACACTCGTTGGGGATCCCACTTTAGGACTCTCACTAGTTTGATGACTTTGTATGGTGCCATTGTTGAGGTAATTGTAGAAGTGGGGAATGATCCCTCGTTTGATAAATTTGGTGAAACTGTGCTTTTGCTTGATGTGCTTCaatcatttgattttatcttcATGTTATATATGATGGTTGAGATTTTGGGAATTACAAATGATTTGAGCCTAGCACTACAAAGACGTGATCAAGATCTTTTAAATGCTATATCACTTGTCAATGATACCAAAAAACAATTACAAGAAATGAGGAATGAGGGGTGGGAAGAACTTATATCTAGGGTTGTGACAATTTGCACTAAACATGAGATTGATGTACCTGATATGGATGCACCATatatggaaggaaagaaacctAGGTGA